The following are encoded together in the Leptospira langatensis genome:
- a CDS encoding 16S rRNA (uracil(1498)-N(3))-methyltransferase: MSTEEIVFFRPGFLPSAELKLEGEEISHLKAFRVYSEEKAVIIKDGSGTNSYYSVPASSKSGSFLKSEKKEKPKQASCIATAIPKGNRLEWLIQKGTELGITKFIFLVFAHSDRKDLNPERLLKVAAEACAQSNQDFLPEILGPFSLQKFVESYSDPKDELLLLDPRSETKIDPNSIRNKTILIGPEGGFRSEELDFLRKSSVPGVNVGESILRIETAGIFAASLFRIGNWD, translated from the coding sequence ATGTCCACGGAAGAGATCGTTTTCTTTCGACCAGGATTTCTTCCTTCTGCAGAGCTAAAGTTAGAAGGCGAAGAGATCTCTCACTTAAAAGCGTTCCGCGTTTACTCCGAAGAAAAGGCAGTGATCATCAAGGATGGATCCGGAACGAATTCCTATTACTCTGTTCCTGCTTCCTCCAAGTCGGGTTCCTTCTTAAAATCTGAGAAGAAAGAAAAACCAAAACAAGCCTCTTGTATCGCGACTGCTATTCCGAAAGGAAATCGATTGGAGTGGTTGATCCAAAAAGGAACGGAACTAGGGATCACAAAATTTATTTTCTTAGTATTCGCTCATTCCGATCGTAAGGACTTGAATCCGGAAAGGCTTTTGAAGGTGGCCGCAGAAGCTTGCGCCCAATCCAATCAGGATTTCTTACCTGAGATCCTCGGACCTTTCTCCCTGCAAAAATTTGTGGAGTCTTATTCCGATCCGAAAGATGAACTATTGTTATTGGATCCCAGATCGGAAACGAAGATAGATCCGAACTCGATACGGAACAAGACGATACTGATCGGACCGGAAGGTGGCTTTCGTTCCGAGGAACTGGATTTTTTAAGGAAGAGCTCCGTGCCAGGAGTGAATGTAGGAGAATCGATCCTAAGAATAGAAACCGCAGGGATCTTTGCGGCTTCTTTATTCCGTATCGGAAATTGGGATTAG
- a CDS encoding DUF1577 domain-containing protein gives MEKVQRKQRDKEFITEEGKKLHLIGKFLLKTELLVRDTEGHDSVQLLSVSKDATKILVQGRMTEQFKLNSHIVLYKLLARYVELECEVLEERPNNQYVMNVDAVSIASRERKFARIKPPDGSVWITNLRTSRTTIDANLFNIPTSVKVNFADTERTLKPKYDIVKIDVFNSIGDKFDLVKKTGKILFIPNTQKPDSYRSSDPDGFIDYEQELGDEDDVRKKIIEYANQKIKSELIVPVIYINHDEQAIPIGYVHAQNRTREIGIEEVMEIKTLTFDMVDRIRESNTILVKERFPVLDLSTGGLRVKINHPDLNSEIPRRKGFTFDIFFKMQSPITAYGVVRSVAKDVDGNLYIGLSLEGNSARPGEKKRFIDNVNRMLADAGVKVNPN, from the coding sequence ATGGAAAAGGTTCAAAGGAAGCAAAGAGACAAAGAGTTCATCACTGAAGAGGGAAAAAAGCTCCATCTCATTGGAAAATTTCTTCTAAAAACCGAGCTGCTCGTAAGGGACACGGAAGGCCACGATTCCGTTCAATTGCTCTCCGTAAGCAAAGACGCCACAAAGATCCTAGTCCAAGGTCGAATGACCGAACAATTTAAACTCAATTCTCATATTGTTTTATACAAACTGCTCGCGAGATACGTCGAACTAGAATGCGAGGTCTTGGAAGAAAGACCAAATAATCAGTACGTAATGAATGTGGACGCCGTGTCCATAGCAAGTAGAGAGAGAAAATTCGCTAGGATCAAACCACCCGATGGCAGCGTTTGGATCACGAACCTCAGGACGAGTCGCACTACTATAGATGCGAACTTATTCAATATACCTACTTCCGTAAAAGTGAACTTCGCTGACACCGAAAGGACTTTAAAGCCCAAGTACGATATCGTTAAGATAGACGTTTTCAATTCCATAGGGGATAAATTCGACCTAGTCAAGAAAACGGGAAAAATATTATTTATTCCTAATACTCAAAAGCCTGATAGTTACAGGTCCTCGGACCCTGACGGGTTTATAGATTACGAACAGGAACTCGGAGATGAGGACGATGTTCGCAAGAAGATCATAGAATATGCCAACCAAAAGATCAAATCGGAACTGATCGTTCCCGTCATCTATATCAACCACGACGAACAGGCCATACCGATCGGCTATGTGCATGCCCAAAATAGGACGAGAGAGATCGGTATAGAAGAAGTAATGGAGATCAAGACCCTTACCTTCGATATGGTGGACAGGATCCGCGAATCCAATACGATCCTAGTAAAGGAAAGATTTCCCGTTCTGGATCTTTCCACCGGCGGTCTCCGAGTGAAGATCAATCATCCTGACTTGAATAGCGAGATCCCTAGAAGAAAAGGGTTCACATTCGATATTTTCTTTAAGATGCAATCTCCGATCACTGCCTACGGAGTGGTTCGTTCCGTAGCAAAAGACGTGGATGGGAATTTGTATATAGGATTGTCTCTGGAAGGAAACTCCGCAAGGCCGGGAGAGAAGAAGAGATTCATAGACAATGTAAATAGAATGTTAGCTGACGCCGGAGTGAAAGTCAATCCGAACTGA
- a CDS encoding ArnT family glycosyltransferase, protein MTFLNLSIRMLSNLLARSLSFSNRSYGFVLIGAIFLSGFLSWQYQTGFRVGDGAVKQQQLADLVHNGFPDFSCRYSGAKFDPDFQFLPLDLKKGSTMTHVYNGKCYYVFPFYYTAIQYPFALLFGRFGSYLLSLLFGILTLYSLYRISLLLKLSEKARSSFLAVLLLGSAFSLFATDLSETVIAIYAVTEGIYFLLKEEDSPSFKNYLFAGLLFGFAAFFRQEVILLAAGISLVQFFRIYQKRTSVAFPFSFGLLLFVQAGINIAVVGHPLGSRGHLQSSSNYDLVAQLIYLSQLVFWGKGSLGLLGAYPALLFAIRFRPRTINSLSQILLGILVFILLSGLLTSTRFWQGVLFGPRFLMTVLPFILVYLLSVLDQNWESLSKPAKGAAILLLVYSIAGGLIFDRLYHKFTRSVVVEQAELSKFSSETVVYRKGSVFLPSDSFSTPRAVFEINGPEQFDPLLEKLYETGTHKLTIIGFKDAYPREKLVPSSEKFEIVNRDFKQSPSINMETIEIRKK, encoded by the coding sequence ATGACTTTTCTAAATCTTTCTATCAGAATGCTTTCTAACCTACTCGCCAGATCCTTATCTTTCTCGAACAGATCCTACGGATTCGTTTTGATAGGAGCTATTTTCCTTTCCGGTTTTTTATCTTGGCAGTACCAAACCGGCTTTCGGGTAGGAGATGGAGCAGTCAAGCAACAGCAATTAGCGGATCTCGTTCATAACGGGTTCCCGGATTTTTCCTGCAGATACTCTGGAGCAAAATTCGATCCTGATTTCCAATTCCTACCTTTGGACTTAAAGAAAGGGTCCACGATGACCCATGTGTACAATGGAAAGTGCTATTATGTATTCCCTTTTTACTACACTGCAATTCAATATCCCTTTGCTTTGCTCTTCGGAAGGTTCGGTAGCTATTTACTTTCCCTGTTATTCGGAATATTGACCCTCTATTCTCTCTATAGGATCTCTCTCCTTTTAAAGTTGAGCGAAAAAGCGAGAAGTTCCTTCTTAGCCGTCTTGCTTCTAGGCTCCGCATTCAGTTTATTTGCGACCGATCTTTCCGAGACCGTAATTGCAATCTACGCAGTCACAGAAGGGATCTATTTCCTATTAAAGGAAGAAGATTCTCCCAGTTTTAAGAATTATCTTTTCGCCGGGCTCCTGTTCGGGTTCGCTGCATTCTTCCGGCAGGAAGTTATTTTGCTCGCAGCAGGGATCTCTCTTGTTCAGTTTTTTAGAATATACCAAAAACGTACATCGGTAGCGTTTCCATTTAGTTTCGGTTTACTCCTATTCGTCCAGGCTGGGATCAATATCGCAGTCGTTGGGCATCCTCTAGGTTCACGAGGGCATCTTCAGTCTTCTTCTAACTATGATTTAGTCGCTCAACTGATCTACTTAAGCCAACTGGTATTTTGGGGAAAGGGATCTCTCGGTCTACTAGGAGCCTACCCTGCTCTATTATTCGCCATCCGCTTTCGACCTAGGACGATCAATTCTCTCAGCCAAATCTTACTCGGGATTTTAGTCTTTATTCTTCTCTCCGGACTATTGACCTCGACCCGATTTTGGCAGGGGGTATTATTCGGACCTAGATTCCTAATGACCGTCCTTCCCTTTATACTAGTTTATTTATTAAGTGTCTTAGACCAAAACTGGGAGAGTCTTTCCAAGCCCGCTAAAGGTGCCGCCATTCTACTCTTAGTCTATTCGATCGCTGGAGGTCTGATCTTCGATCGTTTGTACCATAAGTTCACTCGATCCGTAGTTGTCGAACAGGCCGAGTTGAGCAAATTCTCTTCGGAGACTGTAGTGTATAGAAAAGGTTCCGTATTCCTCCCTTCAGATTCTTTTAGCACGCCAAGAGCGGTGTTTGAGATCAATGGACCGGAACAATTCGATCCTCTATTAGAAAAACTGTATGAAACTGGAACTCATAAACTCACGATCATTGGCTTCAAGGACGCGTATCCGAGAGAGAAGCTGGTCCCTTCTTCTGAGAAATTCGAGATTGTGAATCGAGACTTCAAGCAAAGTCCTTCGATCAATATGGAAACGATCGAGATCCGGAAAAAGTAA
- a CDS encoding thiamine phosphate synthase has product MIYNRPWYMRKKRPEIWKSPALYPILDLEYCSKFQKNPRDLVNLWNANKAWIPFYQLRAKKEEISKVKEIYKSLIEEFSEFPLILNDYWKEALEWNCFGLHIGKEDYQALHPKEKELVRNSSLYLGTSCHTWEDVASLEPELWDYTGLGPIYSTDSKQTEDRPIGPNGLQDALRYAKIPIVPIGGIGPKEIGELSAYGPFLYSMIAGASDEFKFQEVLTVFRELPHLSSKPPNV; this is encoded by the coding sequence ATGATTTATAATCGACCGTGGTACATGAGAAAGAAACGACCAGAAATTTGGAAATCACCTGCGTTATACCCGATCCTAGATCTAGAATACTGTTCTAAATTCCAAAAAAATCCCCGTGACTTAGTGAATCTTTGGAATGCAAACAAGGCATGGATCCCATTCTACCAGCTTAGAGCCAAGAAAGAAGAAATTTCCAAGGTCAAAGAGATTTACAAAAGTTTGATAGAGGAATTTTCCGAGTTTCCTTTGATATTGAACGATTACTGGAAAGAGGCCCTGGAATGGAATTGTTTCGGACTTCATATAGGGAAGGAAGACTACCAAGCCTTACATCCTAAAGAGAAGGAACTGGTTCGGAATAGTTCTCTGTATCTGGGCACTTCCTGCCATACTTGGGAGGATGTGGCGAGTCTAGAGCCGGAGCTTTGGGATTATACCGGGCTAGGACCCATCTATTCTACGGATTCTAAACAGACCGAAGACCGACCGATCGGCCCAAATGGTTTGCAAGATGCTCTGCGATATGCTAAGATCCCGATCGTTCCTATTGGTGGAATTGGCCCTAAGGAAATAGGTGAACTGTCTGCCTATGGGCCTTTTCTATACTCAATGATCGCAGGAGCCTCCGATGAGTTTAAGTTTCAAGAAGTCTTAACCGTATTCAGGGAATTGCCTCATCTTTCTTCAAAGCCTCCGAACGTTTAA
- a CDS encoding WecB/TagA/CpsF family glycosyltransferase, translated as MKQPGEIRHLSAKDDRDYLLDYQTLNVDDLEKAPILGVPFDNATLDEAVAKIYHLMEEKEKFHHVLLLDPIKTMALRKGKKLHRIAQKASLILAEGAGLQWAAKKLGGELKERIPTIALMMDLVRLCELRNYSIFLLGGKEEIVEKVYFNLSRHFPGVRIVGRHAGYLNTQRELLVKESIRKTSPNIIFLAMDFPEQEIWVENNTAFFGHAVVIGVGGAMDILSGKVKKAPNFFKLKGLTWFWRIIVRPWRLIRMSRMFGFFIVVWIKSLFVKKKK; from the coding sequence ATGAAGCAACCAGGGGAAATACGCCATCTTTCCGCCAAAGATGATCGCGATTATCTTCTAGACTACCAGACACTGAACGTGGATGATCTAGAAAAGGCTCCCATCCTAGGAGTGCCTTTCGACAACGCTACCTTAGACGAAGCTGTCGCAAAGATCTATCACCTCATGGAGGAGAAGGAAAAGTTCCATCACGTTCTTCTGTTGGACCCGATCAAGACCATGGCCTTGCGTAAAGGCAAGAAATTGCATCGGATCGCCCAAAAGGCCAGCCTAATTCTTGCCGAGGGTGCAGGACTACAATGGGCCGCTAAGAAACTAGGCGGCGAACTGAAGGAAAGAATTCCTACAATTGCTCTCATGATGGACCTGGTCCGTCTCTGTGAACTCAGAAATTATTCCATCTTCTTGCTCGGCGGAAAAGAAGAGATCGTAGAAAAAGTATATTTTAATCTTTCCAGACATTTTCCCGGAGTTCGGATCGTAGGAAGACATGCAGGCTATTTGAATACTCAAAGAGAGTTGCTAGTTAAGGAATCCATCCGTAAGACCAGTCCGAATATTATATTTCTTGCAATGGATTTTCCGGAGCAAGAGATCTGGGTGGAGAATAATACCGCTTTCTTTGGTCACGCTGTTGTGATCGGAGTTGGTGGTGCGATGGATATTCTTTCCGGAAAAGTAAAGAAGGCGCCTAATTTCTTTAAACTGAAGGGACTGACTTGGTTCTGGAGGATCATTGTTCGTCCTTGGAGACTGATCCGCATGTCGAGAATGTTCGGATTCTTTATTGTGGTTTGGATCAAATCCCTCTTCGTTAAGAAGAAAAAATAA
- a CDS encoding EAL domain-containing protein produces MNEGRSSWSASKWREWFSEGEIVPYFQPILSVEKDSIYGYEALGRFVGKDGEVHSLGPFFLSDIPHSFSLSEREEFRAFKLEIDRELRKKAVERISKANGVDPKAKLFLNISPSFMQDYLVSRSEEDPFTLQIAKSSNLDPKRIVIEMVEEHFSGEIDQLKPLINLYKRSGFLVAIDDLGSKSSNLDRIGALHPDIIKVDLGLIRSSVASRNFQEILFTLSRLAESLGCSLLFEGIETETELYNALTYGARYLQGFYFAEPSPELLDISGLSIRFSQLHELFFNYKKYQLLRRIKKEKELEDRLESSGIEVISNGEEKVTISLRNSYLLEKSVFRMYVTNHEGRQLSPNYSGISESGILEDDTFVGRNWSWRPYFLEQFYKNAKDAASGWIASNPYYDLESNLLLVTYSKRLEEGNVIFVDVRMWDFP; encoded by the coding sequence ATGAATGAAGGAAGAAGTTCTTGGAGCGCATCCAAATGGAGGGAATGGTTTTCCGAAGGTGAGATCGTCCCTTACTTCCAACCCATTCTTTCCGTAGAGAAAGACTCCATCTACGGATATGAGGCTCTCGGCCGTTTCGTAGGAAAGGACGGAGAGGTCCACAGCCTCGGTCCCTTCTTCTTATCCGATATCCCTCACTCTTTTTCTCTGTCGGAAAGGGAGGAATTTAGGGCCTTCAAATTAGAGATCGATAGAGAGCTTCGGAAAAAAGCTGTAGAAAGGATCAGTAAGGCAAACGGAGTAGATCCTAAGGCAAAACTTTTCCTAAATATCTCTCCTTCCTTCATGCAAGATTATCTTGTTTCAAGATCGGAAGAAGATCCGTTTACTCTTCAGATCGCAAAGAGTTCCAATTTGGATCCAAAACGGATCGTGATCGAAATGGTAGAGGAGCATTTTTCCGGAGAGATCGATCAACTCAAACCTTTGATCAATCTGTACAAGAGATCCGGCTTTCTGGTCGCGATCGACGATCTAGGTTCCAAATCCTCCAACCTGGATCGGATCGGTGCATTGCATCCGGATATTATCAAAGTGGACCTGGGACTGATTCGTAGTTCTGTTGCCTCCAGAAATTTCCAAGAGATCCTATTTACTCTTTCTAGATTGGCGGAAAGCCTGGGTTGCTCTCTTCTTTTTGAGGGAATAGAGACCGAGACGGAACTCTATAATGCTCTTACCTACGGCGCAAGATACTTACAAGGTTTCTATTTTGCGGAACCGAGCCCCGAGCTTTTGGATATTAGCGGGCTTAGTATTCGTTTCTCTCAGCTCCATGAACTTTTCTTTAATTACAAAAAATACCAATTGCTCCGACGGATCAAAAAGGAGAAGGAACTGGAGGATAGATTAGAGTCCTCCGGTATCGAAGTGATTTCCAACGGAGAGGAGAAGGTAACGATCAGTTTAAGGAATTCTTATCTTCTCGAAAAATCGGTCTTTAGGATGTATGTTACGAATCATGAGGGAAGGCAACTTTCTCCGAATTATTCCGGGATCTCCGAATCAGGGATCTTAGAAGATGATACATTCGTGGGTCGCAACTGGAGTTGGAGACCTTATTTTCTGGAGCAATTCTATAAGAATGCTAAGGATGCGGCTAGCGGATGGATCGCAAGCAATCCATACTACGATCTGGAAAGCAATTTGCTTTTAGTCACTTATTCCAAACGTTTAGAAGAAGGGAATGTGATCTTTGTGGACGTGAGAATGTGGGACTTTCCGTAA
- a CDS encoding outer membrane lipoprotein-sorting protein: protein MTYAQAPEKARVAQELVARLDQALLKSDGLVKANLILIKRTGDSWTWDMSVFRKGEDSLSLFESKGRGLEYKILFKEDGELIYAFNALSRKIFRKNDEEKYENHLNTGFSFVDLAGTSYQANYNPIVQSDLDVGGKKMKRVALRPIVPYFYSKLILLLEPDTLRPIRLDFHDKDGILYKTMNIKYGPVKVKAKQKVGKEDLASRLEMLDLNTGAISVLEYVEVDRDVKPDPSLFELDNLNRL, encoded by the coding sequence ATTACCTACGCTCAGGCGCCGGAAAAGGCCCGGGTCGCTCAGGAATTGGTCGCTCGATTGGACCAAGCCTTACTCAAATCGGACGGATTGGTAAAGGCCAATTTAATCCTGATCAAAAGAACCGGAGATTCCTGGACCTGGGACATGAGCGTTTTCCGTAAGGGAGAAGATTCTCTTTCCCTTTTCGAAAGCAAGGGCCGAGGCCTGGAATACAAGATCCTATTCAAGGAAGACGGAGAATTGATCTACGCCTTCAACGCACTCTCTAGAAAGATCTTCCGAAAAAACGACGAAGAGAAGTACGAGAACCATTTGAATACAGGTTTTAGTTTCGTGGATCTGGCTGGGACTTCTTACCAAGCGAACTATAATCCTATCGTGCAAAGCGATCTGGACGTGGGTGGAAAAAAGATGAAGAGGGTCGCTCTTCGTCCTATCGTGCCCTATTTCTATTCTAAGCTCATTCTTCTACTAGAGCCGGATACTCTTAGGCCGATCCGTTTGGACTTTCACGATAAGGACGGGATCCTGTACAAGACCATGAACATCAAGTATGGCCCCGTAAAAGTGAAGGCCAAACAAAAAGTGGGCAAAGAGGATTTGGCGAGCCGTTTGGAAATGTTGGACCTGAACACAGGTGCTATCAGCGTATTGGAATACGTGGAAGTGGATCGGGATGTAAAACCGGATCCTTCTCTTTTTGAATTAGATAATTTGAATCGACTATAA
- the guaB gene encoding IMP dehydrogenase, which produces MSNQSYRDSQFLDGLSGEELFSMQIGLTYRDFLVLPGFIDFNPSDVELETRFTKNIKLKRPFVSSPMDTVTESSMAIAQALMGGIGIIHYNNTIDEQVSEVSKVKRFENGFISDPVVLGPKNTIHDLDHIKETQGFTGIPITADGTKYSKLIGIVTNRDIDFERDRSIPVERVMTTEVITGRAGITLKEANDIIKKEKIGKLPILDKDGKLVSLVSRSDLKKNKDFPDSSKDENKRLRCGAAVSTLPESRDRVAALYEAGVDVIIIDSAQGNSIYQIEMLQFIKSNFKNLEVVGGNVVTRGQAENLIRAGADGLRIGMGPGSICITQDTMAVGRAQATAVYQTAAHAAKYDVPVIADGGISNIGDIANALAIGASACMMGFMFAGTTEAPGEYFYENGIRLKKYRGMASIEAMKAGGDKRYFNEGQKVKVAQGVSGSVVDRGSILNFIPYLSLGLRLSFQDMGFRTVQDLHKGLREGKLRFERRSESAQAQGSVHSLYSYSAPSLRAE; this is translated from the coding sequence ATGTCAAACCAATCTTACCGAGACTCCCAATTTTTAGACGGCCTATCCGGCGAAGAACTCTTCAGCATGCAAATCGGGCTTACTTACCGGGACTTTTTAGTCCTGCCCGGTTTTATCGATTTCAATCCATCCGATGTCGAGTTAGAAACTAGATTCACAAAGAACATAAAACTCAAACGCCCTTTCGTTAGTTCGCCCATGGACACTGTTACCGAGTCTTCCATGGCGATTGCCCAAGCCCTTATGGGAGGGATTGGGATCATCCATTACAATAATACGATCGATGAGCAAGTATCCGAGGTCAGCAAGGTGAAACGTTTCGAGAATGGATTCATCTCGGATCCTGTGGTGCTCGGACCTAAGAACACTATTCACGATCTGGACCATATCAAAGAGACGCAAGGATTCACCGGAATTCCGATCACCGCCGACGGAACCAAGTATTCTAAGCTGATCGGGATCGTTACGAATAGAGACATCGACTTTGAGAGAGATAGATCTATCCCTGTAGAGAGGGTCATGACTACCGAGGTGATCACCGGAAGAGCCGGGATTACCCTGAAAGAAGCAAACGATATCATTAAAAAAGAGAAAATCGGAAAACTTCCTATCCTGGATAAGGACGGAAAACTGGTCTCCCTGGTCAGTCGCTCCGATCTGAAAAAGAACAAGGACTTTCCCGATTCCTCCAAGGATGAGAACAAAAGACTGAGATGTGGTGCAGCGGTTTCCACACTTCCCGAATCTAGAGATCGAGTTGCCGCACTCTACGAAGCCGGAGTGGATGTGATCATCATCGACTCTGCGCAAGGGAACTCCATCTACCAGATCGAGATGTTGCAATTCATCAAATCCAATTTCAAGAATTTGGAAGTAGTCGGAGGGAATGTGGTCACTCGGGGGCAAGCCGAGAACTTGATCCGTGCCGGAGCCGACGGACTTAGGATCGGAATGGGACCGGGTTCTATTTGTATTACCCAAGACACAATGGCTGTGGGCCGGGCTCAAGCAACTGCAGTCTACCAAACAGCGGCTCATGCAGCGAAATATGACGTTCCTGTTATCGCAGACGGAGGAATTTCTAATATTGGGGATATCGCAAATGCTTTGGCAATCGGAGCATCTGCTTGTATGATGGGATTTATGTTTGCCGGAACAACTGAGGCGCCCGGCGAGTATTTTTATGAGAATGGAATTCGTCTCAAGAAGTATAGAGGAATGGCAAGTATTGAAGCCATGAAGGCCGGCGGAGATAAGAGATATTTCAACGAAGGCCAAAAAGTGAAAGTGGCCCAAGGTGTAAGCGGTTCGGTTGTGGATCGTGGTTCCATCTTGAATTTTATTCCTTATTTAAGTTTGGGCCTACGACTTTCCTTCCAGGATATGGGTTTTAGGACCGTCCAAGACTTGCATAAGGGATTGAGAGAAGGTAAACTTCGTTTCGAAAGAAGAAGTGAATCCGCTCAGGCCCAAGGTTCGGTTCACAGTCTTTACTCTTACAGTGCACCGAGTTTAAGAGCAGAATAA